In the genome of Neisseria lactamica, the window CCCGGGCAGGCCAGCCTGTCCAGTTCCGAGATTCCGGCCTGGTGGCCGCTGCACCCGTAGCTGATGCGGGTCGTGCTGCCGAACAGTTCGGCATAATCGGATATATCGTCATCGACCACACCGACAACCGCGCCTTTGCCTTTGTAGCCGAGATCGTGTGCGGTTTTCAGGTTAATCGCGTTTTTGTACTGGGTTAGGTCGTTAAAATTCAGACGCGGATTAGCTTCGGGATATCCGTTTAAAACAGGTGGGAGTTCCCCTGCAACAGGATTGATGTTCAAATTCGGTGCCGGTGCATTTTCCGTACTGTCCGGTTTGAGATGGTCTGCCACGCAGAGGGGGTAGCCTTTGCAGTTGTTGCCGAAGCCCGGCTTGTCCGGTTCGAGGGTGTCGGGGGTATCGGCACTGCCGGTATTGGAAACACCGGGCGCGGTAGGCGTGCTGCTCCAGTCGGGAGAACTTCCCCCTCCGCCGCCACCACCGCCTCCGCAGGCGGTCAGGAATATCGTTGCACAGACGGCTGCGACGGTTTTTAATTTAGTATTCAAAATCAGCTTGTTCATTATTAGCAACTCCGTATTTCTTGGTTTGTTGCATTGCATAAAGGCTACACATATTGGAAAACGTCGTATTGTTTACACTTTTCCGCCATTATCAAAAACACAGAGATTTTTTTGTGCTGATTGATATCCTTGATAATATCAAATATCTGCTGAATCGACTGTTCAAGAAAAAGCTGAGAGTGTAAAAAACACTGTTGATTTCTAAAACTTTTCTGCATCAATACATGTATAAGCTCGGTTCTGGTAGAATACTTGTTTTCATACCAGCAGTATCGCTATTATCTTCCATAACCCAACCATTATCGGTTAGATAAACAATAGCATAATGCGGTTCCATTACCATAGACGACATAGCTTTTTGAACTTTTTGATTATTGGACCACGGAGCTTGATCACCGAGCGTCGCAGTGTAGGCAACCTCTGAATACGTGCGTTTGCCATCGTTGACTGGCTCGCTGAATGATTCAACCTTGATGGTGTATCTACCTGTACAAAAAGCTGGATATCTATTGTCGAGGACATTGCGCAAAAATGGTTTCCCCATTTCACTTACCTTAAAGGTATGTCCATCATTAGATTCCGGGTCAATCAAACCAGCATCAGTTAAAGTGTCAATACGTTCTTGGGTAACAACATCAGAAGAACCGTCGCCAATAGAAATCTTTTGGCTGTCCTCATCAAAAATAATACCTAGTCGCATGCTTCCATTTGTATTGATGCTTAAACACATTCCTGCGCTGTGGTTTGCCCTACCTTCATCAAAGCCTTTCTGGATAGCTTCCTGAAAATTGCTATTATTAGCATCCTTTTTAGAGCAAGCGACTAATGATACAGTCAACATGGCAATACAAACTAATTTTTTCATCCTTGCTTCCCTTTTCGAAGAAAAAGTGAGTTAAAAGAAATAGTAACCGGTGTTTAGACTACCTGATGATTTTCAGGTAGCCTAAACGTTGGATTAAGGGTTAAGGATTAAAACCAAGCCTTTTTGCCCTGTACATACACACGCTCAAACTCTTCATCGCTACATCAGGTATTTGATGCCGTCAATCAGGCTTAACACGCTGATCACGAGTATTGGGATTAACAAAAAAGATCCCAGTATGCTGACCAGTAGATAGATCAAACCTACCTTATTAATACCCAAATAAAACTTATGTGCGCCTAAGCAACCCAAAAATATGGCTAACAAGGCCGCCACCAAGCGTTTGCTGATGCCATTACCGGCACTAGATGTATTTGTGATGGAGGCATTGTTTTGGTTTTCAGTCGTCATGACCATGCTCCTTATGGGAAAGTTAAAAAGAAAAAACAGATGGCAGTGTTTAATGTGCTGTCCAGCCTGAATCGGTGCGAACCAGCACAATGGTAGTCGAACCGGTATAGGCAGGTACTTTCATCCCGTTGATTTCATATTCGCCGACTTCGTAGCTGATCGGGCACTCAAAGCGCTTCCCTTCTGTATCGTCCTTCACACAGCTTCCCGCTTTGCTGACAGACAGGTTGCTTTGTATCTTTTCCAACATTTCGCCCGCCATCGGATTTCCCGTCGAATAATGATTCATCTGTGCCAAGGTTTCCGCCAGCACTCCTTTAATGTCGCTATTGCTCGGCTCGCCACCGCACGCGGTCAACAAGCTCACTAAAGGTAATAGGTATATTGACTTCTTCATCAAACGTTCTCCTGTAAAAAATCACACAGTTATCAGATAGCCTGAAAGGTAGGCTCAAGTTCAAAGATATAGGTTAACAACCTGTAATATCCTATTATCCCAAATTGGGGAATATTAAGCAATACACTATGATTTTCCTATGAAAAGAATGCGTCCCTCCCTTTATTCCCCCGAAATGGCATGGCTGCGGCAAACCTTAGTCGGCCGCCGTTTGGAGCTGAATTTAACCCAAAAAATGTTGGCAGAACGCATGGGGGTCATTTTGTCGTTTATCGGGAAGGTTGAAACGGGTGAGCGGCGCTTAGACATTGCCGAGTTTGTGAGATACTGCCAAGCACTGGAGCTGAACCCCAGCCTTGTACTGGAAGAGTTCTGTGCCAAACTGGAAAAGCAACACCCGCCTATGATGATGTAGCACCTCCTTAATGTAGCAGCCCGGTAATGGATACGCATTCATCCTCTGTCTGTGACACATTGCTATATAGCAACGGCAGATGATGTAACTTAATTTCGGCATATTGACTATTCGCCAAAAACGCCCGAGCCAGAGCCAGGCCCAGCCTTTTTTTGGCATCACGTGGCGACTCCTTTGCCAAAGCACGAACCACTTCGTCATTCAATTTAGCCGGGGTGCAATGTTCCATCCGGTATTCGGCACGGTAGGAGGCATAAAAACCATCAATCATCCGGTGCATTTGTTCCGTTGTCGGCAACGCGATGTGATAAACGGTTGCCCGAGACAGGATACTGGCCGGAATGCGGTTCAAACTGTTTGCCGCCGCGATCCAGTTGATATAAGCAGTATTAATCGGCAGTTCTAGGAAATCATCGTGAAATTTTCGGGCAGTTTCCGATTCCCACAGCGAGTGCAGTACATTTAAAGGGGAAGGATAGCGCTCGTCTTTCACAGCTTTTTTGATTTCATCAATAAAAAATAGGAAATTGGCGGTATCGCTATCCGACATTCTCTGCACCACCGCACCTGGTGCGCCGTTGCCCCATTTGCTGCTTGTCCCGCTTAAGGCCGCACCGGTGGTCACGTTTTCAAACGATTTCTCGAAGAGGGGCAAACCCAAAGCCACAGCCAACTCGCTAACAAAATGACTTTTGCCCGTTCCCGGATTGCCAACCAATATCATCGGCTGGCAGACCAAGGCTTGCCCTATCCTTCCCTGCAGCACGACTTGTGCCTGCACATCCAGAATCACTTCTTTGAAATTCGGCATTTTCTGTGCCAACGAATCCAATTTCTCCAGTGCATACTCAATATTTTTAAATAAAACCAACTTCTTTGGATTCATCAATTTTTGCAACATGACTTTATGGGTATAGCCCTCTTTTTGTTGGCCACATCGCGTGATCAACTGCCGCAGAGACGGTTGTTGCTCCTCATCCACCAAGCAGATTGTTGGAAAGGTATCAGCTGGCTGATCTTCGATTCCTCGGCGGTTGCTCCGACTAGAACCATCAGAATCATGATGATTCAATGTATTCGATTCAACTGGTGCAAACATTGCCTGTGTTTCTTCATGGGTGGCTACAATGGCATCAACCCGGATATCGTTAGAGAAGGCCATGGCGGCTCCTTGAATAATCTGTCAATAAGTTTATCTAAGAATTACCTAAAGATAAAATATCAAAAATGCTTTAGTTTGTCAATTAATGCTTTTCAAGTTTAATTTATGAGTGTTATTTGCGGGATTCTACAAATCCTACTAGATGATTTTGTTTAGTACAGATACTTACAGTAGAATCAGTTCTGTTATCCGTAGATGACTCTTAGAAAATGATTGAACAAAAAGAATCAGAGAAAGAATCAGTTGTATTTGACTCAGCGCATTTGGCAGCTTGGTCTGCCCGAAAGATGCGCAAGGCAGCGAAGGCCGAGAAGGCGGCTGCCACCATGACGGAAGAGTGGAGTGAGCAGATCCTGTTAAACGAGATCCCGAGGGTCTGCCTGCAGAAGGCGGCCGATCTGCTTGGCGTATACAATCCAGATGGCTTGGTCATCACTATGAACGACTGCGTCACCTGGGCCGTGGAGGCTGCCATCGCCAAAACGGCTGAACAGTACCAATTTTATGACAACACATTTAATTTTATAGATGCCCCCATCATTAACGGCTGGAACAGTTTCCGTTTTACCTGCCGTTTTCCCAATGGAAACTTGAAGCAGGAAGTGGGGGCGGCATTAACCTGCTGGCGGCGCATGAGCGGCTACAATGTCAGTTCCAGTGTGTTTATCAATTTTGCGATTGTGTTATTTTTGCAGCATGCCGGCTTCGTGTTCTACGATCTTGATGGACAGGAAATAGCAGACGCTTTCAAGATCCTGGCAGCACCAGAATCACAGCTGGGTAAGATCGAATTACGTTTGGGCAACAGGCCGCAAGTTGTTTTCAGCCAGCCTGCATACGGGGGTCGTTTTTTCCCCGCCGTGTTTTATCCGGTCGGGCTACCTAAAAATACAGCTTCAGAAACTGAAGAATGGGAAGATTTGGCCTTACGGCTGCCCCTAACCTTGTACCGCGTGGTAAACATGTGGGCAAGTGCCTACCAACTGGAAGCAACCGAACGACTACGGCAATACGATCCCGCTGCAGGCATAGCCGTGCAAACTGATGGCCGGGCTTGGGATTATTCGTTTGAAGAAGCCGTCCGCATGGCTATAGACATCTATATCCGGCTGGAAGAATACGCGCAGGCGAAACAAAAACCGGTTTGGGGCGAAACGTGGCAGACGGTGTTACCTGGATCTGGTTTGCCTGAAGAACTGGCTCCCAAAACCACCGCACACCCCGAAAAAAACATCGAGTATGTGCGCGTCATTCCGCGAGTTGCCAAAGCCAAGCTGGCAAAATGGCGGCAATATTCCGGTTCGGACAATAATAAAGCGATGATGGCCTTGACCACCCTGTTGCAGCTGTATGGGCTGTATGTCAGTGATACCGCAGATGATGACCTACCACCTTTGCAGGTAATGAGTTTATGGCAATATTTCCGCATGGCCAAAGGGCATGAGCTGTACGTCCTGCGCGAACGGGATCTGTTACACCTGCGAGATGAGCGCATGACCAACCCGATACGGATTTTGGACGAACTGTTTTACCACTACGACCAAGATTATTTCATCGGCTCAACAACAGAAAATGAGGAAGTTCCCGCCGAGGGTGTCGTAAAAAGAAAGATAAAGCGTTAGCTCGAAAATAGTTTCAGGCAGCCTCAAACACAGGCCGCAGGCACGGCAACCAAATTCTCCGCCAACCAGATTTTTTGCGGGTACTGGTTGATAATCGTGCCGTGGGCGATGCCCAATTCGTTTGCCGGCAGCGTGTTGCGCAGCAGGTTGAAAGCAGCGGCCATTTTTTTATTGGGATTGGCGGTGGCTTTGATTTCAACGGGATACAGCATCTGCCGATGTTCGATCAGTAGGTCGATTTCTTTTTGATTGGTGTCGCGGTAAAAATAAATCGGCGGTTCTTGACCTTGGTTGTGGAAGGATTTGATGATTTCGCCCACCACGAAGGTTTCAAAAAACTGTCCGCTCTTGGCTCCGTTTTGAATGGTTTCCGGTGTCAGCCATTTGGTCAGGTAGGCCATCAGGCCGGTGTTCAACATATAGACTTTCGGGGTTTTGATGGCGCGTTTGAGGTGGTTGTTGCCGTAGGGTTGCAGCAGATAGACGATGCCCGATGTTTGCAGCACGGTGAGCCAACGCTTGACGGTATCCACCGATACGCCGATTTCCTGGGTCACGCTGCTGTAATTCAATAACTCCCCGCTGCGTGCGGCAATAGCAATCATAAACCGTGTGAAATCGCCGCTGCTGCCTACATTGACCAATTGGCGCACGTCGCGTTCGATATAGGTGGCGACATACGAGGCATAGTAAACCTGCCAGTCGGTCTCGGGCTGCTCGTATAAGCGCGGCATATCGCCGCGGTGGATAATCTGCCAGATATTCTCGTGTTCAGGTAGCCTGAATACGGGTTTCCGGTCAGCCAAATAGCCTTCGTCCGGTACGAAGGCCGCCTGAAAATCATCGCCGCGCATTTCGCGCCACGACAATCCGTTTAATTTCAATACCGCAATACGCCCGGCCAGGCTTTCGCTGACATTTTGCATCAACTCAAAAGCCTGCGAACCGGACAGCAGATACAGGCCGTTCTGCCTGCGCCGGTCTATATCCATTTTCAGCAGGGGGAACAGCTCGGAGGCGTATTGGACTTCGTCCACAATCAGCGGCGGCGTGTGGTTCAATAAAAACAGTTGCGGCTCGTTTTTGGCTTGGTCGAGCAGCAAGGGATCGTCTAAGGTAAGATATCCGTATTCGGGCGCAATGTGCTGAAGCAGCGTGGATTTGCCGACTTGCCGCGCACCGGTCAGCAACACGGCGGGAAATTGGGCGGACAGCTTTTGCAGAACGGATTGCAGGTGACGTGGGTAATACATAACAAAATCCAGTTTAATTTAAGATTGAATCTTAGTTTAAACTGGATTTTTGCGCAATACTTCTTGATTTGCGTGGTGATGATGCCGTGGTTGCACTGCGAAACAGCCGTACACTCCTCGTTATACAGGCGGACATGGTTCTCGGGCGTGATGCGCCGCTCATTTTGGCTGTTGGGCAGGTCATCAACAATGGAGACTGGGCTGC includes:
- a CDS encoding TM2 domain-containing protein translates to MTTENQNNASITNTSSAGNGISKRLVAALLAIFLGCLGAHKFYLGINKVGLIYLLVSILGSFLLIPILVISVLSLIDGIKYLM
- a CDS encoding helix-turn-helix domain-containing protein; translated protein: MKRMRPSLYSPEMAWLRQTLVGRRLELNLTQKMLAERMGVILSFIGKVETGERRLDIAEFVRYCQALELNPSLVLEEFCAKLEKQHPPMMM
- a CDS encoding AAA family ATPase: MAFSNDIRVDAIVATHEETQAMFAPVESNTLNHHDSDGSSRSNRRGIEDQPADTFPTICLVDEEQQPSLRQLITRCGQQKEGYTHKVMLQKLMNPKKLVLFKNIEYALEKLDSLAQKMPNFKEVILDVQAQVVLQGRIGQALVCQPMILVGNPGTGKSHFVSELAVALGLPLFEKSFENVTTGAALSGTSSKWGNGAPGAVVQRMSDSDTANFLFFIDEIKKAVKDERYPSPLNVLHSLWESETARKFHDDFLELPINTAYINWIAAANSLNRIPASILSRATVYHIALPTTEQMHRMIDGFYASYRAEYRMEHCTPAKLNDEVVRALAKESPRDAKKRLGLALARAFLANSQYAEIKLHHLPLLYSNVSQTEDECVSITGLLH
- a CDS encoding ATP-binding protein codes for the protein MYYPRHLQSVLQKLSAQFPAVLLTGARQVGKSTLLQHIAPEYGYLTLDDPLLLDQAKNEPQLFLLNHTPPLIVDEVQYASELFPLLKMDIDRRRQNGLYLLSGSQAFELMQNVSESLAGRIAVLKLNGLSWREMRGDDFQAAFVPDEGYLADRKPVFRLPEHENIWQIIHRGDMPRLYEQPETDWQVYYASYVATYIERDVRQLVNVGSSGDFTRFMIAIAARSGELLNYSSVTQEIGVSVDTVKRWLTVLQTSGIVYLLQPYGNNHLKRAIKTPKVYMLNTGLMAYLTKWLTPETIQNGAKSGQFFETFVVGEIIKSFHNQGQEPPIYFYRDTNQKEIDLLIEHRQMLYPVEIKATANPNKKMAAAFNLLRNTLPANELGIAHGTIINQYPQKIWLAENLVAVPAACV